The following DNA comes from Brassica oleracea var. oleracea cultivar TO1000 chromosome C5, BOL, whole genome shotgun sequence.
TCTCTTGGCCAACCTTTAAAAAACCTTGACCGAAGGCAAAAGCTTGGCCAAATTGAAATTTCTATTAGCCAAATATGAAATCTAGTGAAACTAATAGAATCTTTTGGCCAAAGCATTTTGGTATAATCATCTTGGCCGAATCCCCTTGGCCAAAAATTCCTTGGCCAAAGTTTTTGAATAATCTATCTTGGCCGAATTTAAATATCTATTAATCTAATCGGACTTAATTTATTTCTGGCTATTTGTTGCACAGTTTGATTTATTTATTGCATGATGTTTTCAAAATTATTGTCTAATGGAACAAAATTTGATATTAAATTACCTAAGTTTGGGATTCAATATGAGATAAATGAACATTAAGTGTTATTATCTCGAGGAGAAGAATCAGAGAATCCCAAAATCCCTATATAAGTTAAGCATTCACGACAACAATAGCCCAAATAGAACTCGGCCAAAATCAAATCTGAAAACGAAATTGCACAACAGAAAGATTATATGGAGATTAATGATTGACAAACCGGTCATGCCATTCCGGTTAAGTATGCAACATTATATTGAATGGTTTAAGATATGATGCCCCTTTGAATAAGGGAATTGATTATATGAGTATTCACCATGATATTTCGAAAATAAGCAAGCAATTTTGTGGGCTTGATCACCCACGGTTGGACTGATCATCCATCATATATGACGACATATGGTTGTACATATCCTTGAATGGAATCTCTTAAGAGAAGAGATGTAGTCAAACTAGTTGGACATAAGTAAGTCTTTGGTAAGAAAACATAATAAAAATGGCGAAATTGCATAAGGTTCTCACAAAGACCTGAAATCAATTATAAAAGAGACATGCTCCTATGTGGTGGATGCAACGACATTCTGATTCCTTATAAGTCTGGCATATAAAATACATATCTATACGGTCCACTGGATAACGAAATTTACGTGAAAGTTCCAGAGGGTATCGAACTATCGAACACATCAAGTTCTCGAGAACAATATTGAATATCTTTATGTGAACGACTTGAATATCCTAGGAACCTCTGGAGAAATTTTCCAAAGATAGAATACACCAAGAAAGAATTCAAATTCAACATGAAAGGTTTTGGGAAAACAAGACTATATATTGGATTATACATTGAGCACCTTGAAAAGAAAACCCGTATGCATCAAATGACATACATAGATAACGTGCTCAAGAAGTTTGATATGGACTAAGCTTACGAATTGACAAGTCCCATAATTATAAGGTTCCTCAGTTTAGAAAAGATAATTTCGGCCCTAATCTAAGTGCCATAAAGTTTTGACGGATTTGGCGAGCCATACAAGGCTAGATAAATAATTTGCCGTAATCTATTAGCTAGATATAGCTCATGATCGACCCAAAGGCACTAGAACGGGATTATACATATTTTTGTTACCTACAAAGAACTAAAGACTTGAGTCCATTTGATACTAACCTACCCGAAGAAGGGTAAATTATTTTGGTGAGATAGGTTGTTTGTCCGTCCAAGTTCACTCAAGTGAGGATTTAGTGGATTTAATTACTAAGGTGTTACTGACATCCAGAGATGTACTCAACATGGAGAGTAATACGTGTTGTACTATTTTTCCTTCACCATGGTTTTATCACATTGGGTTTTCCTGATAATGTTTTAATAATGCAACATCCAAAGCGTATTACAAACCACTTCGGAGATGGTCTTCCAAGGAGGAGTGTTATAAACCAATGTCTGGTGGAAGCCTATATTCGAAGGCTCATACTCTTATGTCTTTGTATTTCTTATCCCATATTGTATTAGGGTTTCATACTTATGTAATTCACTAAATAAAAGATTCCTTACTGTCTAATAAAAGATATAGACTTTTTCTTTATTTTAGTAACAAAATCGTAATTATTGAATCTATCAGAACCCTTTAGTTATTTAACCATCACCACTTGATTGAATTGTTTAGTTCATGAATTGAAAATGGAATTTTATATATTTAAGCATGTTAACAGAAATAAAATATAAATATATCCGTTACCAAAGAATCTAAATACATAATTTTAGAGAAAAACGAGTAGGACCGCGTTAGGATAATTAAATATAAATTAACTCAGTATAATATATACCACACTCGTCATATAACTGGACCCATTAGTTATTTTATTTTATTTTATTTTATTTTATTTATTGGTAGTTTCATTTCTTCACGCTAGAGCTATAATATAATACATAAATAGATAAAAATAATAAAGGGGTTAGCATCATAGTAGACTCACTTGGGTTAACATCATAGGCTTACTTTTATATTTTAAGTAAATATATCCGATTCACAATTTAGTCTTATTGCTTTACGGCTTGGGTAATGTTAAAAATAAGATATTGCGAAACCACATCAGGATTATCTTGAAGCATATGCCAGAATGTCACTATGGATATTCCTTTTCATTTCCCCAGTTTGTATATAATTTTGTGGTAAAAGTATATATATTGTAGTAACAATTGATAAATATTTATTAGTAAAAAAATTGGTAAATATTTAGAAATTCATAGTTATTCTTTTAAGGAGCCAAGATGAGAGACTAACGACGAAGTACTTGGTCAGAAAATCTTAAACTGAAAAAGCCAAAACAGTGTTGAAAAGTACAGAACATAGTAGAATATACAAAGTTTTTTCCTTGACTCATTCAATATTATCAAAAATTGCATATATTATGAATCCATTCAATCCCTTTTTAATAAAGTTCTCACTCTAACTTTGAATTGGTCGCTTAGATATCTTCATTATCATGTAACTGGAACATAAACAATTATGTGATATAAATAATTTTTTTCTGGCGTGAATAAATTTATATAAAACCGGATATATAACTAAATATTTGAAAAGGAACATAGCGGGATAAGAAAACTATTATATCATCAACTTAAAATCTAATAGTTAGAGGCAAGAAGTAAAAATCGTCTCTAATATATGACGTTTGCAATGGACATTACTGTCCGATTCAGTTTTCAATCTGCTAGAATGGTACGTATCTGATTTGACTTTTATTGAATGCCATATTTATGACAATTGTTAAGGTAATAAGATGTACGAGTAGGCATTGTCTTTTATATCAGGTGTGATTTAGATCCGTGATTTTATTAACATAAGCTATGAAAAGAGTGACTTGTTCAAACAATATAAAAGATCTGCGATTTCCAAATGGAGGTACTTTTGAAAAAAAAAACTTATGAAAAGAGACTTGTTCAACTTATGTAGCTCCAAAACGAGCTCTGTCTAACTCTATACATTCTTAGTTTTGGTTTGCTTATTTGTAGTTTTCCTTCAGATCAACTTTGGAAATTAGTTTAGAATGTACACTTGACTATATGACGTCACGAGTTATTATATAGATCGAAAGAGCTAGTCGTGTGAAGTGTTATTCTAATTGATGGATTTAACACAATCCTTATATGTGTACATGTTGTTCTCAACTGTCTCGAACTTGATCGGTCATTTAAAGATAAGGTGACATTGTTTTCAAAAGGTTACAGTGTGTTTGAGTTACCTTAAAACGTTCTTCTCTAACGAGAACATATAACTGATTTTCAATTTGATTTTGACAGCAGCACAAGTTGTGAACTGTAGGTAGGAAGTAATGAATCCATACTATATATGATCCACTTATTTATTTGTTTGTGAATATTATTGAATGCATATATGAATCATATCATGAATCCATTAGATGTTACAATTTTCATGTGGCGAAAAGCAAATTTTTGTGAAAATACATATAAAACTTGTTGTGACATAAATAAACACATATAAAGCTTGAAATAGTTTTTATATTTCTCTACAAATAATCTCGGTATAAGTGATATAAGTACATAAAATTAAAGCAAACTGGACTCAAAAATTAACAAAAATAGGATATGATGTATTTTTGGGTTTGATGATGCAAAAATAAAAAAAAGAGAGAGGGTTGGTGGTATAAAGGGAGTCACTGTCGTAAGGATGTCGAGTGTAAAGGTGAAAGACCTCCTCCGTTCGTTTGCTTTGCGTCATGGAAGAAAATTCGTGCGATGTATGTTTCTCCTTTTTCTTAGGGTTCAAATTGATTACGCAAACTATTATACATCACATGTACCAAAAACTATTAATATACATATATATCAACCTACAACTTAGGACAAGTGGACAAAGAAGAAGCAAGAAATCAAGAACCGTATCAGAAAAACGAGGTCAATAAAAACGAAGACATTGTTTGTCTTTTTCTATAAAAGATCGATAGTGAACATGGAATGACAAATACAAAGTATCCTAACTTGAGTAAAAAGAACACAAGCCGGCCACAAACACCCAATGGATTCAGAGTCTCCTTCCACAATATATATTTAGACGTGTTTATGGTAAGTTGCTTATAGATTCTATCCGAGCTAAATCGAAAGCAAGTGATACAGCACGAACGTATAAGCTTATGATTTATTAATTAGTACATCTTTCTATCCTTAATGTTCTCGAATAATGGGCTTTTTATGAATACGGTAGATTAGAAGGCCTAGGCCCACGAAAAGCGAAGCGGGAGAGAGAAACCCTAAAGCCTCATCAGTCGTCTGCTTTTATATAAAAGGAAAACCTCAAGAATCTCTTGCATACACCAAAAAAAGAAAACTAAAGATGGCTTGAATAAGCTAATTTCATTGCAGCAATCTCTGTTTATCCTGCTTGGATTATTATTATGTCTAGGAATCTTATTAGCTAAGTTATGGTGTTGTAGATGCCCTTTGTACGTGTAGGAGAAAGTGATGATAAGGAATTGTCGCCCCAGTCTTATTTGCATCCATTGCGATGGTTGCAACATGGTGATTGACTATTTTCGTCTGATTTTCTAATATTTTCAAAGATGTCTAAATAGTGTCTTGTTTTAATGATTTAGTACTGTGGATATGATGAAAAGGCATAATTGTTTTGTGACACCCAGTCTGATCTGCTTCTGCAGTATGAGTGATTTGCCATGTCTTCTGATCCTTTTTTCAATAATACAATTCGTGTTTTTATCTTCTTTTTATGTCTTTGTGTGGAAAGAGGACGAATGAGGATGATTATTATAACCATTACGTCTGCAAATCTGAACTACAGTGTAGATTCATAGACATGCACTACCATCTGACCTCTTTTCTAACTTGTTTTTGTTTTTGAGTTTTCAAACCCTCTTTTTGTTGGTTTACTGCAACCAATGATGAATAAAATCGTCCATATTTAATGATAATCCCATGATTATTAATCACTAGATCACCATCTTTCGGCTGAGGTTGCAGTCTACTCTTCAAATGTTTTTCCTTAGAGAAATTGCTAATGATATCTGTTTATAAATACAGCGCCTGTTGTTTTTTCCCTTTTTTACTTCTTTCTTTTGTTAAGTTTTCTTTTGCAGGGTAATTGGGTTCTTTATTAATATTATGAGATTGTTTCTTTGACAGAAGTTGTTTTGTATATGAATTCGTTCTAGGATGGTTAAACCTTGTGTTGATGTCTAGTGATGATCTCTCGTTCTCTTGTGATCAATATTGAAAGAAGCGATGGCACACAAGCTTAATTAATTGTCTTGTTTGCAACGGTTCTTCAGCCACTATAGACGCTCTAATATATAATATTGTTCGACTACATAAGTCTGGTGATCTCTGGCAAAGACGATACAAAGACAAGCAACGACAATACTATTATGTTCGTTTTTGGTTCTTCCAACACAAAGTCAAGCATCGATCAGTCTTTATTGATGTTAGCAAAGCCTTCCTTTCCGGTATCTTCATCATTTATATTGATATACCAATTTAATGTGATACGCCAAGACTACATCATCGAATGGCCAAGCTACTTGCGGAAAAATAAAGCTAATTTTATTCTTGTACATCACGAAACAACCCTTTACGGATAGCAAAAAAAAAATTAAAGAAAAGATTCCTGAATATCTATTTCTTTTTTTTTTGGGGTCAAAATATCTATTTCTTTCATCTGCAGCAATACCAGACATAACGCATTATCCTGTTGAATACACTTTCTGATCACAAGGTTTTAGGCCCGTAACGAATTATATCTGCCAACCAACCTTAGGACGATTCAACTCATATAGTTAGAAGACATGATCATGTGGTGTTGGTATGAAAGCTACATAAACAAATATGACAAGAATTTGGTACAAGACTAATGAAAAATGCAAGAGGTTGTTGCCCTTATATTATACACAACTTTTTTCTTTGAGAAGTTGTATATACAAGAGAAGTAAAAAATACCAAATTCATGCTTCTTTACTTGCATAATTGGTTGAGGTTAGTTTGTAGATCTATCAGCTAAATCAATTGTGAGTCAAAAAAAAAAGTAGGCCAAATAGTTATTAGGGTACAACAAATGTGGTTACCAATGATCAGAGAAAGAGATACATTTATTGAAAACTTCTGAGAGATGCATAAGGACGATTGATTGAAAACTCTAACCTTGTTACCAGTTCATTTTTTTTTGTTTACAATGAAAGTTTATTTTGATGAGACAGAAGTCTAAAAGAAAGGGAAAAAGAATGGTTTATATTTCTGAAATAATCTTTGATAATCTAAGATAATTAAATTCTTACAAACGCAGAAATTGCTACACACTAGCTCTCTAAAATACAAACAGTTGTTCTTGTTGTTCAAAAGTGCATGGTAAAGAACATCTAGCACTAGAGATTGACATTAACAGAGCTCTTTCTGTATCTCCATCCATTCGTAGTTCGATCAATTTGATCAGATACTCTAAGAAAACCGAATCAAAAGGCAAGGTGATTGGTCCGCCTGATGGGAGGCCAAACTCTTCTTCAGATATCTTAAAGAGCTCTTGGAAAATAGAGTTGCTCAGGTAACTTAACGGAAAAGCAAAGCGTGCTTTATCCGCCGTGTAAACAACAAAGCAACCCTTTTCTACTGCGGTTGAGCTGCTAGTAGATGTACTTGATCTTTGGAATGAGATTCTTTTCCTGTGGAGGGCTGCTCTTTGTTGCCATTTCTTGGCCATCTTGAGTAGCTTCTTTGTGTTGATCATTATTTTCAGGGAAATGACTTGCTTTAATCAAAAAGCACAAGAGATTTGTAACTTGTGCTGTATAGCTCTTTTTGAATGCAATGTATATTGATGAGTAATCCCATAGGATTGTTGTATATATATATATAAAGAGAAGCTAGAGTTTAGAAAAACTCAGAGATACCAAACCAAACATAACACATGTTTCTGTCTCTGTTGTATGTGAACATAAAGGGTCCCAAGTTAGTAATCAATCTTGTATGATCATCAACTTGTGGACTAAAACATCTTCTGAAAAGACATGACCATGTCATTAAATTTTTAGATGCATATACGTGCAAGTGAATGAAAGATGTAGAACTTGTAGGCCCGTTGATGTCCTCAGAGAATTTAAAACCATAAACCTGCAAAATTTCAGTGGTTATGGTTAATTCTAGTCATTTAATATTAAATTCCTTAAAAGTCAGGAGAATTTATTTGGCTTTTAACCGATAAGCTTCAAAACCAATGGTGTTGTCAGAATTTTGGTAATGAGTAAAAAGCCAAATAAATTCTCCTGACTTTTGGTAATTTATTTGGCTTTTTACTCATTACCAAAAAGCCAAATATTTACCAAAAGTCTATACTAAAAACAATTGTATGTTCTTGTTACCACATCCACATGTCTTACTTGGAGACAAGAGCCGCTAGCGCAACCATAAAGACCAAACTCATGCTTCTGTATAGATTATATGTGCGCTAAGTAAAAAGTAATCTAAATCCGAAAAATAGAAAAGGGACTAAACTATGTTTTAGTGCGCAGCACATGACCGGTGAAAAAGAAACAAGAAAATGATGACCATGTAGATAAGTCCACAGATTAAACGTCCAAAATTCAACTACTCTTTTAATAATTCTTATTTCTTGGGTACAGATTAAGTTCATATCATAGGAACGCATCTTTCCTATAAACAGCTGCACCATTTCTGAGACCCAAAGTTTTCATAGTTAGGTATTTCTTAGTGAAGTATCTTAGAAGATTTTCTTTACAACTTTATATCAAAGCATGAACACACGTGATATTAAAGTTGTTTTGCAATAGAAGTTGATTTTGATGGAAGTTAGCTCCTCCCTCTCTCTAACTCCAGCAAGACTCCATCTTCATCTTCTCCGATCTGCTCCGGCGGCTGTCAGCCGGGCGCGTGGCTGCCGGAGGCTCTCTTCTCTCACCATCTTCTTTGTGCTTTGCTCCGTTTTCACCTCTCTCTCCAAGCCGTCGATATACTAGGCGCTCTGGAAGGAGCTCTGCCGCGGGGTCTCTAATCTTCTCCGGAGGGGTTGGATCCGTGGTTGGTTGACTTCGATCTGGAGTTCCTGTGAGGTGGTGAGGGTTTGTGGTAAGGCGAAGTCGGCGTTTAGGGCTTGGCTCAGGCGGATCTTGATTTTAACTTGTAGGTCCCGTCGGCGTTCTCGAGCTGGAGGCGTATGGAAGTTCAGAGGTCTCTCTCCCCCAGTTGATTCGAACAGTGCTCTTCGTTGTGGAGAGGAGGGAGGAGGTCACCTTTCACTGTCGGCTTGTGGTCTTGTCGAACGGTTAAGGGTTTTGTCTCTCGCTCAGGGGAGGCGGTTGTTGTTCGTCGCCGGCGCGACCATGGCCGTGTGGTGACTACACTTCTATGGGGTTATCGTGCGTAGCTGAGGGTGATTTCCGGTGTCCTGTCGTCTATGGCTGTGCTCCGCTCACTTTGAAGCTGCTCTTCCTTTGCACCTATGTCTCCATTTCATCAATTTGTGATTTGTCTTGACCTTCTATGGTCGGATTTGTTCAGGTCCTGTTTTTGGTTTATCCTCGTTTCTCCTCCATCGAGGTATTCACCAGAAGCGCATGGAAGACCCGTACGGGTTCTCTGTACGGGAGTTAGGATTCGCCGGTTAATCCAGGCTGGGTCAGTTTGGGTCTGGCTGGTGATGTGGAGACCTTGCTTCAGATTCCGTCATCCCAGTGTGAGGAAGGACGCGATCGTGTCGTCTACCTCGCAGGCGGTTCTTTTCTTCTTTGCAGGTTCTGAAGATTGCAGTTTGATGTTGTTTCCTTCTCAGCCCGTTTTTTTAGGTAGTTGGTTCGATGGCGGCAGTAGCGAGTGCTTGCTTCTTAGGGCTGCGTTTCAGGCGCTGTGTGGCGTTTCATACATTCCCGGCTTTGGTGGCATTTGCAAGGCATCGTGGTAAGTATTTGGAACAATCCCTTATTGCTCCTCTTGTGCTTCAAAGACAGTGACGGTTATAAGCTTCGTGGAGTTCATCGGAATCCAGCTACTCCGAAGGCGACATGGGGAGTCCCGGTATCCGAGGCAACGAGGAGAACCTCACCGTCACGCGATCATCGTCAATGGTTGAGAACAGAAACCGATTCCAAAGAATTTTGAAAAATGGTTTAGCGGAATGTGCCGGGTTTAATTGGCGGACCAAGCTAGGTTGTAATATTTTGACTTTGGTGTTTTGTTCAAAGCAGGTTTGTAACCGGATCTGAATTTCTGATTATTCAGGTCGATTTTATATATATAATTATGTAAAAAAAAAAGAAGTAACTTTCAACCAAAAAAAAAAAAAAAGTTGATTTTGATGAGAAGAGATGAAGATAATAATGTTTATTTCTGTGCCTATATAATACAGAAACTGCTACACTCTAAAATACAAGCAAATGTTGACAACTACTTTGATCTTGTAGTTGCAAAGAGCATTGCCAAGAACATCTAGCACTAGAGATTGACATTAACAAAGCCTTTTCTGTATCTTCATCCATTCGTCGCTGGACCAATTTGATAAGATACTCCAAGAAAACAGAATCGAATGGCAATGTAATTGGTCCTTCGGTGGGGAGGCCGAACTCTTCTTCAGAGATTTTCAAGAGTACTTGGAAAACAGAGTTGCTCAGGTAACTTATTGGAAAAGTAAAGCGGGCTTTGTCCGCCGTATAAACCACAAAGCAACCCTTATCTAATGACGTTGAGCTGCTACCACCAGAATTCGACCTCTGAAATGAGATCCTTTTCCTGTGGAGGGCTGCTCTTTGTTGCCATTTCTTGACCATCTTGATTAGCTTCTTTGTGTTCATTATCATTTTCTAAAAAATATTTAATCCAAAAAGTAAGAAGGAGAAAGAAAGAGAACAGATTTGTAAGTTCTGATGTAGAGCTCTATGTGATTCTGTGAATGATAGTTATGACAGAAATGAATGATGGAAAATACCATTGCCTTGTTTCATTTTATAGGAGGAGAAACTATTAGTTTTGACAGGCTTTATGACAAGCTCCTCAGAAACCTAACCAGACACAGCACATGCCTATGTTTCTACTCTATCTGATCTATGATGGTCCCAAGTTGGCATAATCAATTGTATGTGCAAAACAAATTGTGGACTATAAAGCTTATGGTGAGAAGACATGATCATGCGGGAATGAAAGCTATGTATTTATATAACAAGATACAATATATATATATATACTTACAACAGAAGTTGAGAACTTGTATATATACAAGAGAAGCCAAAAACTACCAGACTCATGCTTTTTTACACCGTTTTTTATTAGCATAAGGGGTCCCATGTTGGTTAGTAGATCTAATAGAACGTGATCACAAAAATATTAGGTCAAGTAATTATTAGGGGACAACAAATCTTTGGTGAAATCAGGGACAAAGTTGTGATCAGAGAAATAGACAGACGCAAAGAAATACATGTGTTGTTTGAATCAAAGATGAATATCCTTATGAAATGTCTCTATCAGTTCTTGCACATTTAAAGATATTCATAGAGAAATACTTTAGGATAAGTGTAGCATCCCCGTCCTGCAGTCTAAGCTGGATCAGTCCAAGGTCGAGTATTAGTTGGATTGATCAGACGAACAATGCATGTGCAACATATCGTCTGAATAGTATTGGTCGGATTAAGACAATACTGTAGGTCGGGACATAGCAATTGAGCTTTGTCGAACTAAGCTGGTCGGATTCAGACAAGGTAATTGGACTTGTCTTTCGAGAGTAGTTAGTCGGTCTATGGACTGATTAATATACGTTCTGGCGGGAACGGACTGAGCTAAACATGTACTGATTGCCTAAGAAAATAGGCGGGAGCAGTTATTAGGACGGTTACCTGAGCGGTTACTGGATGAATTAACCGACCTGGACGGTTACAGAATTGCCTTAAAACTGTCACTTGGCAGTTGGGCCGAGGGAAAGAAACTGCTGCAGACAGTTATTCTTGACTGAGCGCGGGAGAAGTTGATAAGCGGTTAGGGGTGGTTAAGGCCAAGGGGTAACTGCCCAAACTCCTTTTATTCTGATTTCCGCGGTCAGAAAGGGGGACACGATTACTGGAACAGAAAGACAGCGACAAAAAAATAGAGAGAACAACAGTGAGAGAAAGAGGAGAATCTGATCGAGAGAGACTGAGTCCACGGAGATGGGCCGATCGGGTCATAATTCGACTGTCCGAGAGTCGAGCGATAGTGCGTGCGGCTTAGTCTGAGTCATTAAAGGTGAGCCGCGTACTGAGTGATCGAACATGATGGTTCACGATGTGCTTACTGCAATATACGGTGGTTACAGTCCATGGGACCGTGCACAAGCCACATAAAAGGGGTTATCGGCTTAGTATGTACTGACAAGAGTCGTATACTGATGGAACACATCGAATACTGGAAGATCGGCATTTACGTTCAATGGTGGTGCGGTCGCAAATCGTTCTGAATGAGTCTGAGATCAACTGGAATGGCAGTCTGGGTGTTGTCCGATGGATCGCAGGTCCAAGAGGGTCTGGTTCGGTGGAGTCTGGATCGGTTACATACGGGGTCAAGTTATGTTGGTTGTGCTGATGGCGTATGAGACGAGGTGGGAATATATATGTTCAGTGCGAGGCGATTATCGGCTGGATGGGTGTGGATCGTGATACTGGGGGTTAAGACTCGGATCGAGTCTTAGCGTTGTGTACCGACTATGGTGTAGGCCGAGTTTTGAGGGATTGGCTGGTAACTTTTCATTGCGGACTGAGTGTTGACTGGACCGAGAGTTGTACTGGATGGATGCGTGTTGTTACTGATTGGATCTGGGGCTGTAGAGCCGAGTGTGTGCTGTCTGATCAAGATATGATCAGCGACTGGTTCTGGGACGCTAGCAAGGCTGGCACACTATCTGTACTGGATGGCTAGTCGGAGACCAAGCCGTCTCTCATGTCTACTTGGTCATGTGGGGATGGTTGGTTGAGTGACTAAGGAAGAATGTGATACGGTTTAGTATTCTGATTGAGCTGGCTGGATACGACGGATGGGAAAGCATGGAGATAGCTAGGATGGAGTGTACGGATGAACTTGCAGACAACAAAGCACTGAGGCAGTAAGGTACATGTTTATTATACTGTCAGACTTAGTGAGTTGCTAGGATGTTGGTTAGACGACTTAGCGAACACTGGGAACGGAACTGAACCTCTGAGAGTAAAATTGGATAAAAATCTCAAGTTAGGGAAAATCGGGAATGGATCATGTTTGGTCGAGGAAAGTGAAATGAGGACGTACCGGCGGTAAGGGAAACCGAGTCGAGGCCTCACAATAAGCCTAAAAAGTTTTTTTTTATCACAAATATAACACACAAGGGTCCAAAGCTATAAGTATGGGTCATTTTATCGAGCTCGGGCCTTGGACCTTCGTAGATCCTTTGTCTTCTTGCGTGCCTGAAAGTCACTGCACCGGGTTTGGAAACGGGGTGAAATCTTACTTTACTTTAGATATACCATTACCACATAAGAACTCTGATGGTTACATTCCTCATTTGGGTGACGAGCTTGGATATCCCCTTGAAGTTAGAAAACACAATGTTAACCAGAAACAACAAGCAAAAAAGCAGCCTCTCCGTAGTAAGCTCATGAATTATGCAAGAGGAAGGTGGAACCCACTCATAAATCCTTCGTCACCAATTTCAGGTGCCACGAGCAAATTTCAACGGGTGAAACTAGCTAATCACTAGCGTTGCCGGACTGAATTTCTGAGCTTCGATGGTAGAATCCTTAGGTGATTAGATCAGTTTAGGTCTTTCCTTTTTTATCTTCTCAGTTTTTGGGGTGATCGCAGATCCTATACATTGAGCCCTGTATATGAGGCTGCCACTAGGACCATAGACGAGAATGCACCTACAACTACAACAAAGGCTGATACTGAAGAAGTAGATAGCCGAGAAGTGGTTCTCCCAGGACTGAATCTTCTCTATGTTGGTTCAGAGTTGCATCCTTTTGACATTGGTGCTTGCCTTCAGGCTCGTCAACTAGTTGCTCAGATAGCCGATGCTACTGATGCATCTGCAATCCTCTCCCCATAGTAGTAAACTACCACAAAGACTATCCAAACTTTTCATAGGTCATCAAGTGAAATGTGAAATATTTTGATTGAAATCTTGAATCTTATTCAAAGTTTTAATAGTCAGTTGTAATACTTCTGAGCAGTCCTTTTGCATCCGCATATAGTTTGGTTTCACAAATTCATGACCAAATAATTTTGGTTTGGTTTGATGTGAATTTTGTTTAATGTTGATGCAAATCTAAAATTCTAAGACATGCACTATTCCATCTTTATACAAAGTATTTGGAGTAGCTA
Coding sequences within:
- the LOC106293490 gene encoding auxin-responsive protein SAUR67-like — protein: MINTKKLLKMAKKWQQRAALHRKRISFQRSSTSTSSSTAVEKGCFVVYTADKARFAFPLSYLSNSIFQELFKISEEEFGLPSGGPITLPFDSVFLEYLIKLIELRMDGDTERALLMSISSARCSLPCTFEQQEQLFVF
- the LOC106295698 gene encoding auxin-responsive protein SAUR64-like, giving the protein MIMNTKKLIKMVKKWQQRAALHRKRISFQRSNSGGSSSTSLDKGCFVVYTADKARFTFPISYLSNSVFQVLLKISEEEFGLPTEGPITLPFDSVFLEYLIKLVQRRMDEDTEKALLMSISSARCSWQCSLQLQDQSSCQHLLVF